The genomic stretch ACGCTCAATGGCCGCGCGACGGGTCGCTAGCGTCGGGTGCTGAACTGCATGCGGCGGCCGCCCATGGGGGGCATGACCGGCGGCGGAGCCTCGAGCCCGAACTGCCACCACATGGGCTCGTACGGCTTCATCTTCAGGCGCTTGTCGTTCTGGAGCTGGGCGAGGCTGCCCTTGAGCTTCTCGTCCTTGGGGTTCTGCTCCACGCCCCGGGCGAGCACGCGCAGCGCGCCGTCCTTGTCCTTGTTCTGCATCAGGCACCAGGCATAGGCCGCCCACACAATGGACTCCTTCTTGCCGCTCTTCGTGGCGGACTCGAACGCCTTCTTCATGGCGTCGAAGTCCTTGCGCTGGAAGTACAGGGCGCCTTCCATGGCCTTGGCCATGTAGTTGCGGCCGCTGCCCTTTTCGAAGGCGGCCTTGGCGCCCTCGTGGTCCTTCACCATGTACTTCAGCATGCCGATCTGGGAGTGAAGCTCCGGACCGACCAGGAACTGCCACTTGTCGTAGACGAGCCCCTGCTCCAGCGTCTTCACCGCCCGGTCCACCCGCGACTGGGCGTCCTTCTGGCTGGTGGGCTGGGACTGGAGGTCCTTCTGGACCACCGTCATCAGCGCCTGGACGCGGCTGGCCACCCGGCGAGCGAGCACGATGTAGGTGCCGACGAGAGCCAGGATTCCGGGGACGAGCCCCGCCCAGATGGAGAAGCCGGCCACCTTCACCAGGAGCGCGACGGCAATTCCCACACCGAGGGAGATGAGAAGGTTGTACATGGGGGGCCCCTCTTAGCGATGTGCGTGGAGCACCGCAATCTTCGGATGCACTTGGTATCAAGTCGCGGTATACGTCTGCTCGTCGCGACAGCAGGGGGCCCTCTGTCGAAATTGGTAGACGAGGCGGACTCAAAATCCGCTGCGGCTGACCCCG from Myxococcus xanthus encodes the following:
- a CDS encoding tetratricopeptide repeat protein codes for the protein MYNLLISLGVGIAVALLVKVAGFSIWAGLVPGILALVGTYIVLARRVASRVQALMTVVQKDLQSQPTSQKDAQSRVDRAVKTLEQGLVYDKWQFLVGPELHSQIGMLKYMVKDHEGAKAAFEKGSGRNYMAKAMEGALYFQRKDFDAMKKAFESATKSGKKESIVWAAYAWCLMQNKDKDGALRVLARGVEQNPKDEKLKGSLAQLQNDKRLKMKPYEPMWWQFGLEAPPPVMPPMGGRRMQFSTRR